In Cyanobacterium stanieri LEGE 03274, the genomic window CCCCTGACGAGGAGGACGAATCTTATCCCTATCAAAAGTAAAAATCCCCCACCGTTTAGCAGCCCTTGCCTGTTGCTGTGCATGATAAACTGCCCTTTGAATACTATCAAAATCAAGGCGATTGGTGGCACAATAACCCATTTGCCCTTCCACTAAAACTTCTACCATTACCCCTCGACTTATTCTTTTACCGTGGTATTGAGGTTGAGCATCTCGAAAATTATGGGTTTGATTTTTTTCCAAAATATATCTTAACCCTATCCAATCAGCACTACTATTTAAATGGGCAATAATTTTTTCTAAGTCGATATTCATGGATTTATGGGGTGGTAGTGGTGAGGGCGTTTTCTGTTACCCAAGCGGGATGGGCGAATAAGGCATCAATTTCCCTTACCCCTCGTAGTTGATTAGACAAGGGAAGATGCCCCAGGGGCGCACTTAAATCCCAGATAAATTCTTGGGGATACTTTGTCCATCTATTACCATCTTTCCATTTTAACTTTGCCCAAAGTTCGATATAGTCTTTTCCTTGGGATAACCAAATTTTGCGCTGAATACTATAACCGAATTTACCTTCTGAATAAACATTCCATAATAGGTCAATGGTATGTAAATCATTGATAGGAAATTTAGCGATTTCAGTAAAGTAAAGCCATTTTCTTTGGGTAGCTTTTTCCCCTGCTATTTCACAGAGTTTTACCCTAGTTAAAACATCGGCTTTTTGATATTCTTTAATGATTAAAAGTTCTTGTAATTCTGAGTAGTCTATATTTAAAGATGATTGAGGGTGAACGATTCCTTGGGGGATTTTATCTTCTATAAAATTAATATTTTCTTGGTTATCACTATTTTTTAATGTTTGGTATATTTTCCCTAAAACTGGATTAGGAGAATGTCCTTGAGATGAAGATAAAAACTCTCTTAGAAACTGGTATCCTTCTTCCCCTTTGGCGATAAGATCATCAATAAGTTTTAGTTTATTTTTGTCAGATGCCTGATTAAATTTTTCGGTGAGAGTCCCTAATTCATTCATGTTTACTAAAGTTTAATTATCTATCTGCACTAATGCTATATTTTATTTATTAATATCTAAAATTTTATTGATAATTTTAGTGGTTGAAGTTGGTATTTCAATGTCAACTAGTTTAATTTTACCACCATAGGCGAATACAGCAGGGGATTCGGGCAAAGTTTCAACGTTATAATCCCCTCCTTTAACATAAATGTCTGGTTGCAGGGTTTCAATAACTTTGGTGGCGGTGGTTTCATAAAAAATAACCACTCCGTCAACGCTACCGAGCGCCCCTAAAAGCTCTGCCCTTTGTGCTTCGGGGATAATAGGCCGTTTTGGTTTGATTTGGACTACGCTGCGATCGCCATTTACCCCCACAATCAATGTTTTACCTTGCTCTTTTGCCTCCCGAAGATAACGAATATGGCCAACATGG contains:
- a CDS encoding GUN4 domain-containing protein — protein: MNELGTLTEKFNQASDKNKLKLIDDLIAKGEEGYQFLREFLSSSQGHSPNPVLGKIYQTLKNSDNQENINFIEDKIPQGIVHPQSSLNIDYSELQELLIIKEYQKADVLTRVKLCEIAGEKATQRKWLYFTEIAKFPINDLHTIDLLWNVYSEGKFGYSIQRKIWLSQGKDYIELWAKLKWKDGNRWTKYPQEFIWDLSAPLGHLPLSNQLRGVREIDALFAHPAWVTENALTTTTP
- a CDS encoding adenylyltransferase/cytidyltransferase family protein; protein product: MNKIYSLDKLKSIIAQNPSQWRPLVFTNGCFDLLHVGHIRYLREAKEQGKTLIVGVNGDRSVVQIKPKRPIIPEAQRAELLGALGSVDGVVIFYETTATKVIETLQPDIYVKGGDYNVETLPESPAVFAYGGKIKLVDIEIPTSTTKIINKILDINK